From one Desulfuribacillus stibiiarsenatis genomic stretch:
- a CDS encoding GLUG motif-containing protein, with translation MNKRVKKLLVSLLILTMLVGTFLPVVEATPLKQLDTLNSNDINEETEIIAKEQEMTISERYVNILPESAINRLEMAERVLQENESRIKEITKSREDAEKTRQEVLKQDRKKADKYLEETYALLDKMELLNESRKTRHKRQLESFMTMGENLFIASFSGTGTAEDPYLITTPEEFNAIRGGIEGYPDWDLTKHYKLMNDIDLSAYSSGEGWIPVGNFTDPITGDFDGYDSFTGSLDGNGFTITNLKINRPENGVFIGLFGSIGPEATIKNVHLDDVQIEGDTFSGSIAGWNEGSVVNCSASGLIKGKVFVAGLVGVNINGEIIDSSVSAVLLGDYAVGGLIGESINGIIRNSHAISVKIEGLDRAPSHVGGLVGVNNNGEIIDSSVSAVLLGDYAVGGLIGESSDGIIRNSHAISVNIDGLDRAPSHVGGLVGRNIRGVINESTASGLIKGYYLVGGLVGENNYGTISNSHALSVEVVGIDVDKNVFDNSFNVGGLIGGNDFGTINESTASGTVKGNYLVGGLVGRSYNGTITNSHAYMMLVEGIDESSYLIGGLVGANVGEINDCTVEADIIKGNYLIGGLVGSQGNKEINNSHAKVLQIEGIGESSYLIGGLVGANDGEINDCTVESEIIKGNYLIGGLTGYNMGTIGNSFANATKIEGVDEESFAISGLVGYNFGAISLSYAFTEQIIINDGSFETIGRIAGINYGILTTNYANSQMSLSTQDGDYVPGPDLYGKDGADIDIEEYNKMFLSFSFNEQLVPAWLDFIDKTIYVPVEAGTDITNLIANFTLSDNAIATVAGVIQESGITPNDYTQPLVYTITAEDDTSSIWTVRVETETEYVHKFLSTLGQAIQCTFFGDPVNISTGNFIDNVSDIVIPTRGIPLEFKRSYNSRDDYTGFIGKGWQHNYEADLTINQDNSVSLRYPDGRIALYEYANGSYIRPTGVFETLQRNPDNTFTLTFKDQSKYRFDATGRLSQIADKNNNVNALSYNGSLLANYPTLPGDR, from the coding sequence ATGAATAAAAGGGTGAAAAAATTACTAGTATCTTTATTAATTTTGACAATGCTAGTGGGAACTTTCCTGCCAGTAGTTGAAGCTACTCCATTAAAACAACTTGATACACTAAACAGCAATGACATAAATGAAGAGACAGAAATTATAGCAAAAGAACAAGAAATGACAATATCCGAGCGATATGTCAATATATTACCGGAATCAGCTATCAACCGCTTGGAAATGGCAGAGAGGGTCTTACAAGAAAATGAAAGTCGAATAAAAGAGATAACAAAATCCCGTGAAGATGCGGAAAAGACTAGACAAGAAGTTCTTAAACAAGATCGAAAAAAAGCAGATAAATATCTTGAAGAAACATATGCCTTATTGGATAAAATGGAACTCTTGAATGAATCACGAAAGACTCGACATAAGCGTCAATTGGAAAGTTTTATGACGATGGGTGAAAATTTATTTATCGCGTCTTTTAGTGGGACAGGTACTGCAGAAGACCCTTATCTCATAACTACTCCAGAGGAATTTAATGCTATACGCGGGGGGATTGAAGGGTATCCTGACTGGGATCTAACCAAACATTATAAACTAATGAATGATATTGATCTATCAGCATATAGTAGCGGGGAAGGTTGGATTCCTGTTGGGAATTTTACCGATCCGATTACTGGAGATTTTGATGGATATGATTCGTTTACCGGGAGTTTGGATGGAAATGGATTTACTATAACTAATTTGAAAATTAATCGACCAGAGAATGGTGTGTTTATAGGTCTTTTTGGTTCAATCGGTCCGGAGGCTACGATAAAGAATGTTCATTTAGATGATGTACAGATAGAAGGTGATACATTTAGCGGTTCAATAGCAGGGTGGAACGAAGGGTCTGTTGTTAATTGCTCAGCTTCAGGTTTGATAAAAGGAAAGGTTTTTGTTGCAGGGTTAGTTGGTGTTAATATAAATGGTGAAATAATAGATTCAAGTGTATCGGCAGTTCTTCTTGGGGATTATGCTGTAGGTGGGTTAATAGGAGAAAGCATTAATGGAATTATTAGAAATTCCCATGCTATATCTGTAAAAATAGAAGGATTAGATAGAGCACCGTCACATGTAGGTGGATTAGTTGGTGTTAATAATAATGGTGAAATAATAGATTCAAGTGTATCGGCAGTTCTTCTTGGGGATTATGCTGTAGGTGGGTTAATAGGAGAAAGCAGTGATGGAATTATTAGGAATTCCCATGCTATATCTGTAAATATAGATGGATTAGATAGAGCACCGTCACATGTAGGTGGATTAGTTGGTAGAAATATAAGGGGAGTTATTAATGAATCGACAGCATCAGGTTTAATAAAAGGATATTATCTTGTGGGTGGGTTAGTTGGAGAAAATAATTATGGGACTATAAGTAATTCCCATGCTTTATCAGTAGAAGTAGTAGGAATTGATGTTGATAAAAATGTTTTTGACAATTCATTTAACGTAGGAGGTCTAATAGGGGGTAATGATTTTGGAACTATCAACGAATCTACAGCTTCAGGAACAGTAAAAGGAAACTATCTTGTTGGAGGATTAGTTGGGCGAAGTTATAATGGAACAATTACGAATTCCCACGCTTATATGATGCTAGTTGAAGGGATAGATGAATCATCATATTTGATAGGTGGTTTAGTTGGCGCTAACGTTGGGGAAATAAATGATTGCACAGTAGAGGCTGATATTATCAAAGGGAATTACCTTATAGGTGGTTTAGTTGGCTCTCAAGGCAATAAAGAGATAAATAATTCCCATGCTAAGGTATTACAAATAGAGGGTATTGGTGAATCATCATATTTGATAGGTGGTTTAGTTGGCGCTAACGATGGGGAAATAAATGATTGCACAGTAGAGTCTGAGATTATCAAAGGGAATTACCTTATAGGTGGTCTAACCGGATATAACATGGGAACTATCGGGAATTCTTTTGCAAATGCAACGAAAATAGAAGGTGTAGATGAAGAGTCCTTTGCTATTAGTGGTTTAGTTGGCTATAATTTCGGAGCTATTAGTTTATCATACGCTTTCACTGAGCAAATCATTATCAATGATGGCTCCTTTGAGACAATCGGACGAATTGCCGGTATTAATTATGGAATATTGACAACCAACTACGCAAATTCGCAAATGTCCTTAAGCACACAAGACGGAGATTATGTTCCGGGTCCTGACTTGTATGGGAAAGACGGGGCAGATATTGATATAGAAGAGTATAATAAAATGTTCCTCAGCTTTTCTTTTAATGAACAGCTAGTACCTGCTTGGCTGGATTTCATAGATAAAACAATTTATGTTCCGGTTGAAGCAGGAACGGATATTACCAATCTGATTGCGAATTTCACGCTATCTGATAATGCCATAGCAACCGTAGCTGGAGTTATACAGGAAAGCGGAATAACACCCAATGACTATACCCAACCGTTAGTATACACTATCACTGCAGAAGATGACACAAGTAGTATATGGACAGTCCGAGTAGAAACAGAGACAGAATATGTCCACAAATTTCTATCAACTTTAGGTCAAGCAATTCAATGCACTTTTTTCGGCGATCCAGTTAACATATCCACAGGTAACTTCATTGATAATGTAAGCGACATTGTTATTCCAACCAGAGGAATTCCGTTGGAGTTTAAGCGCTCCTATAACTCCCGAGATGATTATACGGGTTTCATTGGTAAAGGGTGGCAGCATAATTACGAGGCCGACTTGACAATCAATCAAGACAATTCAGTATCATTACGATACCCTGATGGTAGAATCGCCTTGTATGAGTATGCTAATGGTAGTTATATACGTCCGACAGGAGTTTTTGAGACACTACAAAGAAATCCAGATAATACGTTCACCCTTACATTTAAAGATCAGTCGAAATATCGTTTCGATGCCACAGGAAGGCTATCGCAAATTGCCGATAAGAATAATAATGTAAATGCTTTGTCATATAACGGCTCATTGTTAGCAAATTATCCGACCCTGCCGGGCGATCGCTAG